The Lasioglossum baleicum chromosome 7, iyLasBale1, whole genome shotgun sequence genomic sequence GTCCAGCCTCGAGAGGCTCCTGTACAGTCTCAGATATTCATCTTCGAGTTGATCCTCGCGGTGAAGTCTTCGACGTCGATAACCATCCTCTATGCTATCGTCTCTCCACGCTCTATCATTCGATAGGAAAGAGGGCATACCTTGATGATCCCGGATCCCGTCTTCCAGCTCCAAGTCAGAGAGATCCTGGAGGCTCTTCGGATAGCCGCGACGGAATTCTAGGAAGCCCGGTTGATCCCTGAAGTTGATAGTTCTGCTGCGTCTAGGCAGCGTGGAGCTGTAGAGTCGTTCGCCCCTGCTGTGACTAATGCCGTTCCTTAGAATCGGCTTGGAGCCGTTTAAATCGCTCGGACCGGCAGCCCAGGTGTCCAGATCCTGGTAGGTGTCCGTCAGCTCGTGTCTTCTTGGTCGTCTCGGCTGCGCCTCTGCGTTACGATCCACGTAATTCGCGTCGTCGCTTCTCACTTGGGGGTACACGTTCTTCGGGTACACGGATCTGTCTCGGTGATTCCTCTCGGGCCGACCGTAGCGATGACGATTCGCCTCGCGGCCGTTCCCTCTGTCCTCCAACCGATCCGGCAACCGATAGTCGGTCCTGATAACGTTGCCGTTGCTTCTGTGCGCGGCTGTTAAGTTGCTTTCATCGGTGGACCGGCGACCCGTGAACAAACCTCGCGAATGCATGAAGTTCCCCACGTTCCTGCCGATCCTGTTCGTCTTTTCGGCGAAGATGTTGCAGTAGTCTGACAGTTTGCGACCGCTTCGGCCCGGCGTCTGATAGGAAGCTGGCTGCGAGTCTCTAGCCGCTCCTCCATTGTACAGATCCCGTGGATCATGTTCGTTCGGGTAGGCTCCGCTTGGCAGGGGCTTGTTCGCCTTCTCCAGATTTGACAGGCCGCCTGTCAGCGAGGCCTTATACTACCGAGCCTGCGCATAGTCCGGGTTCATCTCGTCCAGCTGTTTGCCTTTCGTTTCCGGAACGCAGCAGACCACGAAGCACAACCCGCACACCGCCACCGCTGCGTAGAACCAGAAGGCGCCGTGCAGACCCAACGTCTGTAACGTGTTACTAGCGTTAGCTGGATTATAGCCGGTTGGATTATAAAATAGAATGAGATATTAGGGTATCCACCGCGGATTAGATAGCCGCGACTCCGATACCTAAATAGATGTCACGCGGAGCTGACTTGTGACCATGCTGTTTGCTATTCGAACACGGTTTTATGAGATTGCTAGGTAAACGCCCCGGGGTACTTAATTGGGAATTACGAGAGAAACATCCGAACTGGTTATTTAGTTAGTACGCGGGAAAGCTAGGAGGTTTCTGATGGAGATTATCACTCGCGCCGCCTACCGACGCGACGTGTAGTTTTGTTCGCTTCGTGCTGTTAGGGTTTCGCTTACAAGGCACTTGTTGCTGGCGCTTTTTACGTTCGCCAATATTGCCGCTAACATTACGCTATTCGAGATAGAGCATAGCTTTTTTTCTGGCGTGTGAGCGgaagaaattttattaaaacagtttGGTATAGTAGTAATCATCAATTTAAGAAACTCTGCTATAGTTTATCGTTCTTTCCGACTGATATTTACACTGGAACTGTCAAGAAAATGTATTACGGCAAGGGTTACAATTGCATTTTTCGGAAACTACACACAAGAATGAAAAATCTGTAcatgttcgtgttcagagctcGCGAAGATTCATCAAGAGGGTTTAGTGAAAGTTTTCTGGAAGTTGCAAAGCCGAGAGAAAAGTAAAAATGAAAAGTTCGAATGCCGAGTATCGGGAGGAAACAGTAGCCAATCAAGTGTCGATCCCCAGAATCGTGTCCGTCCATCTGGCAGCGATTAAAGCATCTCACCTGCTGAAAATCCATGAAGAGTTTAATCCCGACGAACGCGCAGAAGTAGCTGAAGCTTGTGCTGATACTCGAGCCGAGGCCGCGATACTCCAGGGGAAAGAGCTCGCCAATCAATAACCACGAAATTGGCGATATGCCCAGAGCCAGAGCAGTCGTGAAGACGAGCACGCAGAGCAACGGTATCCAGTCATGTTGACCGACCACCGCGGTGTCTGGATACCCTAGATTCTGCGTCTGGGTCATGTAGTACGCGTAACTGCCGAAACCAGCCAATGCCAACGACATGAACACCGTGCTGGCTATCAATAACGGTAGCCTACCCACGATGTCGATCAGAAATCCTGTTCAACAAAATCACAATTATTCTGCCGCTCCAAAGCTACAGATGGGATCGAGCTTGTTAAACGTACACAAGTTAGGGTAATAATTCTTGTAGGGTACACCGAGGCTAAAAGGTAGTGTACCTACTTGTGTTCGAGAAAATGTGAGAGATGCTGTTGAACATAATTGAGCCTTGCTCAAATGAACTCTAGAACTTAATGAAGTGTCTTATGAttcaaaagatttaaagacatcagcatATCGGCCgaagaaacttttatttcgcTCTTCTGATCATTGGAAAATAATAGTGTAAAAGTTTATAAAGGAACGGATGTGTCAACGAAAACTAATAGCTCTTTTAGTGTATTTTTCTTACAAAAAGTCTCGAATTgcgattttgataaaacaagGCAAGGTAATGCTCTGAAACCACGAAGTCAAGCGTTACTGCCGAAGTTGACTCGGATTCAGGGGGTAAATATTGAGCTCGATCCCACTGAAGATTACTTAATCATCATTCGGTTACCTGACAACAAAGAGGCCAGCAACTGCACGAAGCCAATGGCGATGGTCGCTCCGTGAGGGTTCATTCCGCCCAGAGTCTGCCGGAAAATGATCACCGCGTAATAATTGAACGCGTTTGCTCCGGAGAACCGTTGGAAGAACATCAGCCCGCACGTGATGGCGATCGGCTTGTACAGCCTAGGCGTGAACATGCTGTTCCTGAACGTGAGTTCGTACTGTTTCGCTCGGGAGGCAAGGATGTTCGTCTTGATCACCTGTGTGGGCAAACGGAGTTGTTGTAGCTctgttattaaatttataaatatattcattttgaaattgtgaaatagTTTAGAGTATTGGACGCTACCTGCAGCTCGTGCCTTATGTCGACGTGATCGCCGCGCAGCCATTGCAGGCTATTCGCAGCCTCGCTGTCTTTTCCGTTGAGCACAAGATACGACGGCGTCTCCGGTATAAAGAGCGAACCCAGAAAGAGCATCGACGGCGCTACTGCCACTAACAGCGCGCTTTGACGCCAGTTCAGGTACTTTCCCGCTATGTACGACAATAACACGCCGACGTGACCGAGAACCTTCAGCATCGCCGACAGGCAGCCCCTGATACCCGGCATGGAGATCTCTGATATGTACACCTAGTAGAAGAAGACATTGCTCTGGGTGATTTAAATCATAGCTGGGGTTTGtcggttctcccactctttaCTTCCAAACTTTTTCCAAATTATAATCGACAAAATGAGTTAGCCATATTTAAAATCATAAGAGTAAAGGAGGAGTTTGAAGGGCCCCTCCGTGCCCACCCCTGCTCTAGGGTTACTGCGGGTTGCAGTAACCGTGCTTCGTAACCCGGGTTACGATTCGGGTGAGGCGTTGGTTAGGATTTCTGGGTACAGCTGAACTTTACAATAGATCCCCCCAACGCTTTTGGGGGTACCTACTATACGTAATTCCATTCGCTTCGGCATGCTGAATACGATTACGACTACCTAATAGCTAATGCCTATAAGTGTGCGCCTGTGACACACAGCATAGTAGTTAATTTAGAGAGTCGAGATTGACCTTTCGAATTCTACAATCATTCCCAGAAATAAGGAGCGAGAGACTGACATACCTGAGCGACCATGGTGATGACCGAACAGCAAAGTCCTCCGATGAAGCTGGTGACGTAGACCACTTCGACGCAGGGTGCGGCGCCCGTGAACACCCAGACTGCCGCCAAAGGCATCGAAGTGACACGCAATGCTAGTCGACGGCCTCTTCTCATTATCCAATCGCCGATCATAGCGCCGAACCATGCACCAAGCATCGATAAAGATGCGACCCACGAGGCTTCTTGTTGCGTCACGGAGAAAGCCGACCTACGACAAATGGCAATACGATTACGGATGGTTACGATGATGTCGCGTAATGTAATACCGTGACACCTAATCGTTCCCTAATACCAGGCCGGCTGCGCGAGCGAGCACAATCGATCGACCTGCGTACAATCGATCTTCGTAACCGGTTCAAGGATAGATTACAACGTTCGTTGTACTCCGTCGCGAATATGGGCTGCTACCCTCGTCCGCATGAGATTCAGGGCTTAATCGTCTCCCTCGATACAGATCTGCTTGATAATTGGGTTATCGGGGGGATCGATGGGActactaattaataatttcggAGCAATTAACTCTCGGACCTTGGGCTGAATTAGATCTGGAGACTAGAACCGGCAAGGGGTGCTCAAATATTAGCTTCTACCCTCATTCATAGTAACCCCTTGCGCACGAACGTTGTCCCATCAGATACGATTATTCTCAAACGATATCAAACAAATTTTCAACGAGAAAACAGCATCTTcctcttattttaaaaaatggaaacgTTCCTAGCAAAGTCCTCCTCAACTGTGAAGGAAAATtcgttttctcagaattttcaatttctcaatttctgtATTTGCTTTGATCCTTCTgttgtttctttaaaaaatatttttctattgtaCACGTATCGTCCGATCAAACGGCTCGACGATCTCAGACTAAATGTTAATTCGATCGGATGAGAAAAACGACAAGCCGCGGCTCGTAAATCTGGAGGTTACGTAAGGATTTAAGTGGCGAATATTACACGCAGGGTGTAACTAATGATCGCGCGGTTCAACTCCCGCTACTTTATGCTGCTTCCTTTATAGCGGACACGATAAACCGAACAGCTATCGCGGAGAAAGTGTGTGCGACGACATTTGAAAAGGAACGGAGTGTGACGTTAATGCGTTTGTTAAGTGAATTATCTAAGATATTCGCGGGCGCTTTATGGCGGGGTCGGGTCGACCCGGGAACCGGCAGAAATATCTTGCggtatttatttaatttgctTATCTATACGACGGCGCTAATCGTTACCGGACACGACGCGTATGGCGCACAATTACTTACAAAGTTTCACTTTTCCTGATAGAGATACGGCTACGGCGCTACTGGTTGCTTTGTGCTAATTAAAAATCTACCGAATGCTAATCTTACTCGACTGCGAATTTTTCTGCACAGTTCTACGCATCAATTGTAGGAAATAGAAGCCGCTTATGaatctaattcttttttcaataattttagaaGGTTGGATATGTTCAATGTATATAGGGAGttccacgcaactggaacaggctttCTCTTCTAAACGGTTGGGAATAGAAGAAACTGGAAAAGGGATTTACGAGTATCAATGTATTGCTATcaacttattaaaataattaatgggAGATACAAAGTTTTATTTGGTTAGGTtagtattttgcataaaaatccgctgtgtaTTCATGATACAACTCGTTTGAGTGTTTTCTTCTTACCAGGTGTCGTTGTTCGTAGATTGGTAGAGATGAGGTGGTTGGTTGTCCAGGATAGAGTCCAAGGCTGGCGAGGTGTAACCCTTTGCCAGGCCCGAAGACAGTGTCCCCATCGACAGTGCCAGGGTAGCTAACACCTAAACAAAAATCAGAATCACGTAAAAAATCAGCAAGCTTTGCAGTTTAATTTTCAGATGACCGCATTAGAAATCCCATTAACATTGTTTTAAAAGTAAGCTCAATCGATGTAGTAAATAATTAAGTTTTTTAGAAGGGTAGAAGGAACACGGTTGCTGCAAGTTGATTTTATTCATTATAATATTTCAAATTGATGACGTTAAAGATATTGTTGTTTTTAATTCATAAGAGCTACAAGtttacttttgaaaatttcattcttaGTGTATTCATTTCTCGAAAGGAAAACGGCGCCACTAAATGGCTTCTAGAGGGGACACCTACGTGATCATTTGCCCTGCACATAATTCGCAGATTCCGTTTCAAATGAATTCAAGGATCTATCGAGGTTGCTCGTTCGTCGCGGGGAACCGCGAATTCGTTCACCGACGAATACAGGAACACCGTGGCCGGACAAATTGTCGGCTGGAAATTGAAAGCCGAGCACTCCCGACCGTTCGCTAGGAATACTAAACATTTCGCGTGCGCTTCTCCGCAACGATCGTTCCGAATCGCCACGTGCATCGAGCGCATACATTCCGCCGCGTGACAATGGTCGAGTGTTCCAGTTCCTCCAGGTCCGCCGAGACCACCGATTTTATGGTGCTGCAACCCGAAATTACGGTACCATGGAATTCCGAAGGAACGCGAGACGTTGTTGCATCCAGTCTCTTCCGCCATCGCGCGTCGCTGAGCCTTTTCAATCAGCGACGAGTAGTTCCGATATACCAGCCAGCTGAGATACATACTCCATTTTCCTCCCCCGCGAAACGCGCTTGATACAGTCTAACCCAACCAGAAGATCGACAGAAATAAAAAGTACTAGATAACGTGGCGTGCACGAGGGCCTTTATGTTCGCCGATATGCTTCAGTCGGCCTGTAAACACAGTCCTCGACGTTTCATGCGTTCGAAATACGAAATGTATCTTTTCGAAATCCATATTcgtataaataaacaatttaatgatttcggcgccacaggtttgatcaatttctttttttttctaaagGAAAGGATTAAAGCAATCAAGAAgtgaatttcttcattcagttcAGAGATTTTGTTAAGTAAACTTCTATGTAAATTATGTGTGTTTTTAATagcaatgtttagtaattttttcatgtatctattttgtatatttaaccATTTATTATGAGTGAACATAGAAGTGGTAAgcaaattgaaatttttgattACATTGTTTCTGATAAATTTTGGTATTATATTGTGAGTTCTGCATtttaaaagaaataattttctgtTACATATCTTAGCTATAGAGCTTCTTGTGTTAGACCATTCCTTGAGAACCCTCGTGGTTTCAATTCCGAATAATCTTGACGTGGACGCATAGAAATTT encodes the following:
- the LOC143210193 gene encoding facilitated trehalose transporter Tret1-2 homolog isoform X2, whose amino-acid sequence is MPRASVVHMTSTATRPQHMSQVLATLALSMGTLSSGLAKGYTSPALDSILDNQPPHLYQSTNNDTWSAFSVTQQEASWVASLSMLGAWFGAMIGDWIMRRGRRLALRVTSMPLAAVWVFTGAAPCVEVVYVTSFIGGLCCSVITMVAQVYISEISMPGIRGCLSAMLKVLGHVGVLLSYIAGKYLNWRQSALLVAVAPSMLFLGSLFIPETPSYLVLNGKDSEAANSLQWLRGDHVDIRHELQVIKTNILASRAKQYELTFRNSMFTPRLYKPIAITCGLMFFQRFSGANAFNYYAVIIFRQTLGGMNPHGATIAIGFVQLLASLLSGFLIDIVGRLPLLIASTVFMSLALAGFGSYAYYMTQTQNLGYPDTAVVGQHDWIPLLCVLVFTTALALGISPISWLLIGELFPLEYRGLGSSISTSFSYFCAFVGIKLFMDFQQTLGLHGAFWFYAAVAVCGLCFVVCCVPETKGKQLDEMNPDYAQAR
- the LOC143210193 gene encoding facilitated trehalose transporter Tret1-2 homolog isoform X1; translated protein: MSLNHRYYVTTVPDEGDHTFKMPRASVVHMTSTATRPQHMSQVLATLALSMGTLSSGLAKGYTSPALDSILDNQPPHLYQSTNNDTWSAFSVTQQEASWVASLSMLGAWFGAMIGDWIMRRGRRLALRVTSMPLAAVWVFTGAAPCVEVVYVTSFIGGLCCSVITMVAQVYISEISMPGIRGCLSAMLKVLGHVGVLLSYIAGKYLNWRQSALLVAVAPSMLFLGSLFIPETPSYLVLNGKDSEAANSLQWLRGDHVDIRHELQVIKTNILASRAKQYELTFRNSMFTPRLYKPIAITCGLMFFQRFSGANAFNYYAVIIFRQTLGGMNPHGATIAIGFVQLLASLLSGFLIDIVGRLPLLIASTVFMSLALAGFGSYAYYMTQTQNLGYPDTAVVGQHDWIPLLCVLVFTTALALGISPISWLLIGELFPLEYRGLGSSISTSFSYFCAFVGIKLFMDFQQTLGLHGAFWFYAAVAVCGLCFVVCCVPETKGKQLDEMNPDYAQAR